One Babesia bovis T2Bo chromosome 4 map unlocalized Chr4_1, whole genome shotgun sequence genomic window carries:
- a CDS encoding Rtr1/RPAP2 family protein: protein MSSSNGLGPSDRLSYVLANQLSTDSISELLENTVLRPPSENPSNSQLFHRFLELVTSECSSGSRFHCGGPESCCAPCRVLHHHIKTYVDVATLDEIQSLRKECGLCGYVYCNSRLIRGSKGGSGSSTFKIDLSSQRVFRRDVYDSFCSSVCIDKNEDVTAAASNSPMETGVITPRAVRNSSTKSLQTLVSGMLKLASCERLVEPSKVNRVTVPTPVYRGHDPEMLNDKCVMFNYKSISDVRHVRFAEPLESVECISPRRIVELSAPSDDISVDPSSVASAVSDSDVTKNAVKDGYLDNSDLYDLSEISKPRVSLLKCLNLFSILWYTLSTCITYKTREYLNVGNVTGCSFDDKSRAWYKALLVYVPEVLLPTLSEPLQCLVSTFRIGKNTPELESHHFRVLSHVLLYVLLRDGDRVLTFVSNRGDLERLLREVEDYLTKSCMLQSDSISVLYELFTECE from the exons ATGTCAAGTTCCAACGGTCTTGGACCGTCGGATCGCTTGTCATATGTGTTGGCAAATCAGTTATCAACTGACAGTATTTCTGAATTACTGGAGAATACGGTGTTGCGACCGCCATCTGAAAATCCATCTAATTCACAGTTATTTCATCGTTTTTTGGAGTTAGTAACGTCAGAAtgtagtagtggtagtagaTTCCATTGTGGCGGCCCGGAGTCGTGTTGCGCGCCTTGCCgtgttcttcatcatcatataAAGACGTATGTAGATGTGGCTACATTGGATGAGATCCAATCGCTTAGGAAGGAGTGTGGTTTATGTGGTTATGTGTATTGCAACAGTCGTTTAATCCGTGGAAGTAAGGGTGGATCTGGGAGTTCCACTTTTAAGATTGATTTGTCTTCGCAGCGTGTGTTTCGTCGCGATGTGTACGATTCATTTTGCAGTTCAGTATGTATAGATAAGAATGAGGATGTAACTGCTGCTGCATCAAATTCTCCAATGGAGACAGGTGTAATAACGCCTCGCGCCGTTCGCAATTCCAGTACTAAATCTCTGCAAACGCTGGTTAGTGGCATGCTTAAGTTAGCTTCCTGCGAAAGGTTGGTTGAGCCGAGCAAAGTCAATAGGGTTACGGTGCCTACACCGGTTTATCGTGGTCATGATCCCGAGATGCTCAACGACAAATGTGTGATGTTTAATTACAAGTCTATATCTGACGTTCGTCATGTACGATTTGCGGAACCCCTTGAATCTGTTGAGTGTATTTCACCACGTCGAATTGTGGAGTTATCTGCTCCGTCAGACGATATATCAGTAGATCCCTCTTCTGTAGCGAGTGCTGTTAGTGACTCTGATGTTACTAAGAATGCAGTGAAAGATGGTTATCTTGATAACAGTGATTTGTATGACTTGTCTGAGATCTCCAAACCTCGTGTGTCCTTATTAAAGTGTTTGAATTTATTTTCTATATTGTGGTATACCCTGAGCACTTGCATAACTTATAAGACTCGAGAGTATTTGAATGTTGGTAATGTTACTGGCTGCAGTTTTGAC GACAAGAGCCGTGCTTGGTATAAAGCTCTTCTTGTTTACGTCCCCGAGGTTTTATTGCCTACTTTATCTGAGCCTTTGCAATGCTTGGTTTCTACATTTCGCATTGGTAAGAACACTCCTGAATTGGAGAGCCACCATTTCCGTGTTTTATCTCACGTTTTACTTTACGTGTTACTGCGTGATGGCGACCGCGTTCTCACCTTTGTATCGAATCGTGGTGATTTGGAGCGCTTGCTGCGTGAGGTGGAAGACTATTTAACGAAGTCCTGTATGCTGCAGTCAGATTCTATATCAGTTCTTTATGAGCTATTTACAGAATGCGAATAA
- a CDS encoding Zinc knuckle family protein, producing MDSNRFDTVTSGSAVDSRRSTKRKSRFDTPASVPTTWSSATSLPEASHNAGNQVLPHASTHLGFGCQQQPPPPPPPMSAAVSLGATHTKDALSAGYNTGRTVDSRFGYAAVYHPPPPPPPPVPSRFMDTRPSAPLKVVDPSPLETCNVGVMASFFLRLKSTSSDFEPYKPLPAGTMLPEHKVPSSVTELINLRVLDFYDELEDLLDSYESCIPPGDSGFDYSRRKATNANKYRSMPLNIVSEDEFRRQQLSASCDLASGYRGSSLGFTGADKVAGEDAFDSFRRKRASDYHENRAFKDIARRDPSVMVVTSHDLCYKCNRPGHHAKDCSPTVM from the exons ATGGATTCCAACCGATTCGATACGGTTACATCTGGATCTGCTGTGGATTCTCGTCGGTCTACTAAGCGGAA GAGTCGTTTCGATACCCCTGCTTCGGTACCTACGACATGGTCGTCAGCAACTTCATTACCTGAGGCATCGCATAATGCTGGGAATCAAGTGCTTCCACATGCTAGTACTCACTTAGGATTTGGGTGTCAACAGCAGCCGCCACCTCCTCCTCCACCGATGTCTGCTGCAGTTTCACTG GGCGCTACACACACGAAAGATGCGCTCTCTGCGGGATATAACACTGGAAGGACTGTAGATTCACGTTTTGGATATGCTGCTGTATATCATCCGCCTCCTCCACCGCCACCACCTGTGCCTTCCAGGTTCATGGACACTAGACCATCGGCTCCACTTAAAGTTGTGGACCCAAGTCCTCTAGAAACGTGCAATGTGGGTGTAATGGCATCTTTTTTTCTCCGTTTAAAATCCACATCAAGTGATTTTGAGCCCTATAAGCCATTACCTGCTGGTACTATGTTGCCTGAACACAAGGTTCCCAGCAGCGTGACTGAGCTTATAAACTTGCGTGTGTTGGATTTTTACGACGAGCTTGAGGACTTGTTGGATTCCTATGAGTCCTGTATACCTCCTGGTGACTCTGGATTCGACTATTCCAGGCGCAAGGCAACTAATGCTAATAAGTATCGGTCTATGCCGCTGAATATAGTTTCAGAAGATGAATTCAGGCGTCAGCAATTAAG CGCATCTTGCGATCTAGCTTCTGGTTACA GGGGTTCCTCACTTGGATTTACGGGAGCTGATAAAGTCGCTGGTGAGGATGCCTTTGATTCATTTCGGCGTAAGCGTGCTAGTGACTATCATGAAAACAGGGCATTTAA GGACATTGCTAGACGTGATCCCTCGGTGATGGTTGTCACTTCTCATGATTTATGTTACAAGTGTAATCGCCCGGGTCACCATGCCAAGGACTGTAGTCCTACGGTTATGTGA
- a CDS encoding putative HSP60 fold T-complex protein 1 theta subunit, with the protein MFAQRFGPQALMRSGGRMLGPSDNAIVRNIEACAAIADMLKTSLGPNGMKKLIVNHIEKRFVTSDCETILSGVDVQHPAAKVLAMAVQTMQNEFGDGTNTLIALAGEMLSNAALLIEEGLHISDIRLGYELGYKRLLELFDNEVVWEVSNIRDESQLKDVVGTCIAGKHISRPEFITSLVAKACASIIPPDAKQFDVDNVRVLKITGGSLDQSSVMNGMAIVREVSGMVKKVGRTKVLVIAGGLEFAGTEAKSTVMLHSAEELLNFTKGEEAEMERVIRSIKDRGVGCVIANGAVSDLALHYCNAMGIMVVKITSKFELRRLCRSLGATAVVKFESPSEDDLGIVESVEMVDISSHKTLIFQAVDHRLSTIILKGATQGMLDEIERAIDDALCSISAAIRDPRYLPGGGAFEIEMARQLAKFSQTLSGLEQHAARKFAESFEVIPKVLASNAGHDATVVITELYAAHDSGDRFACVSSDLESRLSDAKLERVYDHYIVKMFSIKLAYEAVSTILSVDQLIMAKPAGGPKPREPGPPDL; encoded by the coding sequence ATGTTCGCTCAACGTTTCGGCCCGCAGGCGCTGATGCGCAGCGGCGGTCGTATGCTCGGCCCTAGTGACAATGCCATCGTACGTAACATTGAGGCTTGCGCTGCCATTGCGgatatgttgaaaaccTCTTTAGGTCCCAATGGTATGAAGAAGTTGATTGTGAACCACATTGAGAAGCGTTTTGTCACTTCTGACTGTGAGACTATCCTTAGTGGTGTTGACGTTCAACATCCTGCTGCTAAAGTGTTGGCTATGGCTGTGCAGACTATGCAGAATGAGTTTGGTGACGGTACTAACACGTTGATTGCCTTGGCTGGTGAGATGTTGAGCAATGCTGCTTTATTGATTGAGGAAGGTCTCCACATTTCTGACATTCGTCTCGGTTATGAGCTTGGTTACAAGCGTTTGCTTGAGCTATTTGACAACGAGGTTGTGTGGGAGGTGAGTAACATTCGTGATGAGTCTCAGCTTAAGGATGTTGTTGGCACTTGCATTGCTGGCAAACACATTTCACGTCCTGAGTTCATTACTTCTCTTGTTGCCAAGGCTTGTGCGTCGATAATTCCACCTGATGCTAAGCAGTTTGATGTTGACAATGTACGTGTTTTAAAGATAACTGGTGGCAGTTTAGACCAGTCAAGTGTGATGAATGGCATGGCTATAGTACGTGAGGTTAGTGGCATGGTTAAGAAAGTAGGTCGTACTAAGGTTTTGGTTATTGCCGGCGGTCTTGAATTCGCCGGCACAGAGGCCAAGAGCACGGTTATGTTACATTCTGCCGAGGAATTGTTGAATTTTACCAAGGGTGAGGAGGCTGAGATGGAGCGTGTGATACGTTCCATAAAGGACCGTGGAGTGGGCTGTGTGATTGCAAATGGTGCTGTATCGGATTTGGCACTGCACTATTGCAATGCTATGGGCATTATGGTTGTTAAGATAACGTCTAAATTTGAGTTACGTCGTCTTTGTCGTTCTTTGGGTGCCACTGCCGTTGTAAAGTTTGAGTCTCCCAGCGAGGATGACTTGGGTATTGTTGAGTCTGTGGAGATGGTTGATATCTCATCCCACAAGACGCTTATATTCCAGGCTGTGGACCACCGTCTGTCTACTATTATTTTAAAGGGTGCTACTCAGGGTATGTTAGATGAGATTGAGCGTGCTATCGACGACGCTTTATGTTCTATCAGTGCTGCTATTCGTGATCCTAGGTACCTTCCTGGCGGTGGCGCATTTGAAATCGAGATGGCTCGTCAATTAGCTAAATTTTCACAGACCCTGTCTGGTCTTGAGCAGCATGCTGCGCGTAAATTTGCGGAATCTTTTGAGGTGATTCCTAAGGTTTTGGCGAGTAATGCGGGTCATGATGCTACTGTGGTGATTACTGAGCTGTATGCAGCTCATGATTCGGGTGATCGTTTTGCTTGTGTCAGTTCTGACCTTGAGAGTCGCTTATCGGATGCAAAATTAGAGCGTGTTTATGACCATTACATTGTGAAGATGTTTTCTATCAAGTTGGCTTATGAGGCAGTGTCCACTATACTGTCCGTAGATCAGTTGATTATGGCGAAACCTGCTGGTGGGCCCAAGCCACGCGAGCCTGGTCCCCCAGACCTGTAG